A stretch of the Bacteroidota bacterium genome encodes the following:
- a CDS encoding SusC/RagA family TonB-linked outer membrane protein, with product MTNYLRIFFKAGFILLFMVTGIIHAYPQERVITGTVTDAETGETLIGATITLAYNRSWGTVTDLDGKYRLAVPDTVKALSYSFVGYTTQIVQITANVIDVQLQPGQLLTEVVVVGYGTQKTREVTSAVTSVKSEDFNRGNITNPVQLIQGKVAGLAITRPGGDPNADFNIRLRGLSTFGSNTQPLVIIDGVQGASLKSVDPQDIASMDVLKDASAAAIYGTRAASGVILITTKKGEYVPGEKGISVDFNTSLTSEMIARHLDVLSRDEYLSFNGTTDFGNNTDWMDQITRNGFSQVYNLSMTGASESSSYRVSFNYRTGNGVVLKTGFDQFNGRLNFSQKALNNKLTFNLNLAATMRDETYGDLSALTYAARYNPTAPAHADDDFSKKWGGYFQREAFYFYNPLAILEQNTSDGKKNEIIGSIKADYNPVKSLVFSVFYSQSRGYDLYGQYWSKNSYWTPYAIGSHLGYARKETQDRFHQLFEVTGNFDKDFKKFNVKLLGGYSYQDKIDDKFWVFAKGFLTDGFSYNSLGSASGTLSNFEAMYSYKSGSTLIGFFARGSANWDDALFMTANFRRDGSSMFGENKKWGNFMGLSLGVDIIKFIEIPYVNRLKLRGGYGETGNLPAYPYLSQLLFNSKQQKFFYNGQYIQAYAPVLNENTDLKWEVKKEFGVGLDFYLFDYRVNGTLDYYRSTSTDLILLSRVASPPKLTDLMWLNLGELENSGIELAINIDAVKTDKFKWSTEFNFTKYFQTTLKKITSSLSTSESTIPKGYLGAPFLTGVYTIQVTEGEPIGQIIAPVFLGIDSTGHLMYEDIDGDGKFNAQTDFKIVGNGLPDFQLGWGNTLSYHNFNLNFFFRGVFGHSLVNVNNARYGVPVVIQVQSGMKQALDYKDASDGPVYSNVHVEKASYLKLDNFAFGYNFDFPNSKAISGLKVYLSGQNLFTITGYSGVEPEVRYVDTYDNDNPLAPGIDRENTYFSTRSLTFGVDILF from the coding sequence ATGACTAATTATTTACGAATTTTTTTCAAGGCAGGTTTCATCCTTCTGTTTATGGTCACGGGGATTATCCATGCGTATCCCCAGGAACGGGTAATAACCGGAACCGTAACTGACGCTGAAACTGGTGAAACGCTGATTGGCGCTACCATTACACTGGCTTACAACCGAAGCTGGGGTACTGTTACAGATTTAGATGGGAAATACCGACTCGCCGTGCCTGACACTGTGAAGGCATTGAGTTATTCTTTTGTCGGTTACACAACACAAATTGTTCAGATCACAGCCAATGTGATTGATGTTCAACTGCAGCCAGGGCAGCTGTTGACCGAAGTAGTTGTTGTAGGATATGGTACTCAGAAAACCAGGGAAGTCACCAGTGCCGTAACAAGTGTCAAATCGGAGGATTTTAACCGTGGTAATATTACTAATCCGGTGCAGCTGATACAGGGAAAGGTAGCCGGATTAGCCATTACACGACCCGGCGGTGACCCAAATGCCGATTTCAATATACGGTTGCGGGGGCTTTCCACTTTTGGCTCCAACACACAACCTTTGGTAATTATTGATGGTGTTCAGGGTGCCTCCCTCAAATCAGTCGATCCCCAGGATATCGCTTCAATGGATGTGCTGAAGGATGCATCGGCAGCGGCCATCTATGGAACACGAGCCGCATCGGGCGTCATCCTGATAACCACTAAAAAGGGCGAGTATGTGCCAGGCGAAAAAGGTATCTCTGTCGATTTCAACACATCGCTTACATCGGAGATGATTGCCCGGCATCTCGACGTTCTGTCCCGTGACGAATACCTCTCATTTAACGGTACGACGGATTTTGGAAATAATACTGACTGGATGGATCAAATTACACGAAACGGATTCTCCCAGGTATACAACTTATCCATGACAGGAGCTAGTGAATCATCCAGCTACAGGGTATCGTTCAATTACAGAACCGGAAATGGCGTAGTACTCAAAACCGGTTTTGATCAGTTTAATGGCCGTTTGAATTTTTCACAAAAAGCACTGAACAATAAATTGACATTTAATCTGAATCTGGCTGCTACCATGAGAGACGAGACATACGGCGATCTTAGTGCCCTCACCTATGCTGCCAGATATAATCCCACAGCACCCGCACATGCTGATGATGATTTTTCAAAGAAATGGGGTGGCTACTTCCAGCGGGAAGCCTTTTATTTTTATAATCCCCTGGCTATCCTGGAACAAAATACATCCGATGGCAAAAAAAATGAGATCATCGGAAGTATTAAAGCTGATTATAATCCTGTTAAAAGCCTTGTATTCAGTGTGTTTTATTCCCAGTCCAGAGGATATGACCTGTATGGGCAATACTGGAGCAAAAACAGCTACTGGACACCCTACGCTATTGGCAGCCACCTGGGATATGCCAGAAAAGAGACTCAGGACAGATTTCACCAGCTTTTTGAGGTAACAGGGAATTTTGATAAGGACTTTAAAAAGTTTAATGTAAAACTGCTGGGAGGTTATTCGTATCAGGATAAAATTGATGATAAATTCTGGGTATTTGCAAAAGGATTTCTGACTGATGGATTTTCATATAACAGCTTGGGGTCTGCATCCGGTACGCTCAGTAACTTCGAGGCCATGTATAGCTATAAAAGTGGTAGTACCCTCATCGGATTTTTCGCAAGAGGCTCGGCCAACTGGGACGATGCACTTTTCATGACAGCTAACTTCAGACGCGACGGTTCATCCATGTTCGGTGAAAATAAGAAGTGGGGTAATTTCATGGGGCTGAGCCTTGGCGTCGATATCATTAAATTTATTGAGATCCCGTATGTGAATAGGTTGAAGTTACGCGGAGGATATGGCGAAACTGGTAACCTTCCAGCTTATCCTTATCTGTCTCAGCTTCTCTTTAATTCGAAACAGCAAAAATTCTTTTACAACGGACAATATATTCAGGCTTATGCACCAGTTTTAAATGAAAATACCGATCTGAAATGGGAGGTCAAAAAGGAATTTGGAGTCGGCCTGGATTTTTATCTTTTTGATTACAGGGTGAATGGTACACTCGATTATTACAGGAGTACAAGCACTGACCTGATTCTGTTATCGAGAGTGGCCTCGCCACCAAAGCTTACCGATTTAATGTGGTTGAACCTGGGTGAACTGGAGAATTCAGGTATTGAATTGGCCATTAATATCGATGCTGTCAAAACTGACAAGTTTAAGTGGTCGACGGAATTCAATTTTACTAAGTACTTCCAAACCACCTTAAAGAAAATAACGAGTAGTTTGTCTACCAGCGAAAGTACTATCCCTAAGGGATATCTGGGAGCTCCCTTTTTGACTGGTGTGTATACCATACAGGTTACTGAGGGTGAGCCTATCGGTCAGATAATCGCTCCTGTATTCCTTGGTATAGATAGTACAGGCCATCTGATGTATGAAGATATTGATGGCGATGGTAAGTTTAATGCTCAAACGGATTTTAAAATAGTGGGTAACGGTTTACCTGATTTTCAGCTCGGATGGGGAAACACATTATCATACCATAACTTCAATCTGAACTTCTTCTTCCGTGGTGTTTTCGGTCATTCTTTGGTGAATGTAAACAATGCCAGATATGGCGTGCCGGTGGTAATACAAGTGCAAAGCGGTATGAAACAAGCACTTGATTATAAAGATGCTTCCGACGGTCCGGTATATTCAAATGTACATGTGGAAAAGGCATCCTACCTGAAACTGGATAATTTTGCCTTTGGATATAACTTCGACTTTCCCAACAGTAAAGCCATATCTGGTTTAAAGGTCTATCTGTCAGGTCAGAACCTGTTTACCATTACCGGGTATTCCGGAGTAGAACCGGAAGTAAGATATGTGGATACTTACGATAATGATAATCCTTTGGCTCCTGGTATTGACAGGGAGAACACATACTTCAGCACACGTTCACTTACTTTTGGAGTTGACATTTTGTTTTAA